The following are encoded together in the Pempheris klunzingeri isolate RE-2024b chromosome 24, fPemKlu1.hap1, whole genome shotgun sequence genome:
- the LOC139223842 gene encoding transmembrane protein 47-like — MSSAVTETEESARSSPLTPLKLVGLVCVFLALCLDVGAVMSPAWVTADDQYYLSLWESCWKPASTDNWQCITTLGADWQVATLALLLGGGALVLMSFLVALVAVCIGTRRRFYAPVALMLFAAVVLQACSLVLYPIKFIESINLKIYHEFNWGYGLAWGGTIFSFGGGILYCLNPKNYEEYY; from the exons ATGTCGTCTGCTGTCACCGAGACGGAGGAGTCGGCGCGCAGCTCCCCGCTGACGCCGCTCAAGCTGGTCGGGCTGGTGTGCGTCTTCCTGGCGCTCTGCCTGGACGTGGGAGCCGTGATGAGTCCGGCGTGGGTCACCGCCGACGACCAGTACTACCTGTCCCTGTGGGAGTCCTGCTGGAAGCCGGCGAGCACCGACAACTGGCAGTGCATCACCACGCTGGGAGCAG ACTGGCAGGTTGCTACGCTGGCCCTGTTGCTAGGGGGTGGAGCCCTGGTGCTGATGTCATTCCTGGTCGCTCTGGTTGCCGTGTGCATCGGCACGAGACGGCGATTCTACGCGCCCGTCGCCCTCATGCTCTTCGCTGCAG TTGTcctccaggcctgcagcttggTCCTCTACCCCATCAAGTTCATCGAGAGCATCAACCTGAAGATCTACCACGAGTTCAACTGGGGCTACGGCCTGGCCTGGGGGGGCACCATCTTCTCCTTCGGCGGGGGAATCCTCTACTGCCTCAACCCCAAGAACTACGAGGAGTATTACTAG